GTTTATATACCATCTCCGTCAAGCAGATTGCCAATGCCGCCTAAAATGCTGCCCTCTTCTTTACGGGAACCTGTACCATATGATAGTATACGGCTGGCCAAACGGCTAATGGGCAGTGTTTGAAGCCAAACCTTTCCGGGACCGGTCAATGTCGCGAAAAATAATCCTTCACCGCCAAATATTGTATTTTTTATGCCGCCAATAAACTGTATGTCATAATTAACAGCACCTGTAAAGGCTACGATACAACCAGTGTCCACGCGTAATGTTTGTCCGGCTTGCAGTTCTTTTTCAACAATATGTCCGCCTGCGTGTACAAAGGCCATTCCGTCACCTTCCAGTTTTTCCATGATAAACCCTTCTCCTCCAAAAAGTCCCGTACCCAGCTTTTTCTGAAACTCAATGCCGACTGAAACGCCTTTTGCGGCGCAAAGGAACGCGTCTTTCTGGCATATCATCCGTCCGTTTAACAGGTTCAGGTCCATCGGAATGATTTTGCCCGGATAAGGCGCGGCGAAAGTAACTTTACGTTTGCCCGCGTTACCGTTATGTGTAAAGGCTGTCATGAATAAACTTTCGCCGGTAAGTAAGCGTTTCCCGGCCGACATAAGCTTTCCCATAAAACCCGAATTTTGTACAGAACCGTCACCGAATATGGTTTGCATCTGTATGTCGTTCTCCATCATCATAAAGCTGCCTGATTCGGCCACAACCGTTTCCTGTGGATCAAGTTCTATTTCAACACACTGCATTTCTTCGCCGTGTATCGCATAATCAATTTCGTGATTTGTTCTCATGTTCAATTTGATTTAATAATTGGAACTATTTGTAAATTCAGAATCCCTGTTGAAATCGAAAAGTCATTCGGATATCAATAGGGATTCTGTGGTCAATAGAGTTAATCAACTACAACAACTAAATATTTGGAGGTTCCCCAAAAATCGTCGCTATTATTAATAACAAGTTTTTCAATTTTTTTGCCCTGTTCTCCTTCAATTTTATACGACCCAGAAGGATGCGGGGTAACTACCTTAGCTTTTTTACAAGCCAATGGGATATCTTTAACTGTACTTGCATCAACCTTAGTGAAATAACTTTTATTGAAGTCCTCCTTCAATTTAGCTGTTTTGCCAATACCGATAAATCCTCCTTCTTTTGTCAGAACACCTTGTGCAGTTAATTCTTTTGAAGTTCCAAAGGCGTAATATACTGTATTCATTTTTTCAGTTTTCAGTTCCGATTCCTGTTTAACTTCTTCAAAAGTTGTCTGAAGTGTGGAGAGTTCAACATTCATTCTTTCAAGTTGACCTTTCAGATCAGCTATCTGCGCATCCTTTTCTTCAACCTGACTGGTGAGGCGGGCAAGCATTTTTTCCAGTTCTTCAATCCGTATATTAGATTTCTTCAACTTCGAACTCATGCTGGCAATTTTTTTCTTGTTTTTATCCATCAACTCGTATATAAGTTGTATGTCCGATACGATCTCTTCTTCTTTGCTTTTTACATCACCCTCTTTAGAGCGGGTATTGATAATTTTTTCCTTTTCCTTTATCTCGTCAAGGTTATCCTGTATCTGGTTGAACGAACGAATGAATGACTCAATAGTTGAATCTTTTTTGCCAACTTCTCCTTGCAGGCTGCCGTTAACCGCATTCAGACTGTCTTTAATACGATCGATCTCACTTTGTTCATTATTTCCGCAGGAAAATAAAAACGGTAATGCAAACAGGATAAACAGGTGCTTTTTCATGAGCTGTGATTTTATATATTTAGGTATCCAAAATTAGTAATAATTTTTATCAACAACCTTTTAAAGCCATATTCTATTGGCTACTTTTAGTTAATGGAAGAGAAAAAGGATAATTATTTTAAAGGCAGGGGTGCCCAGTTCAATACAACAAACAGGTTTCTGAAACAGGAATATGCACAGGAACATATAGAAGCTATTGATGAACCTTTATTGTCGAATTCAAAAACCCAGGTGTTTTATGAGTACCCCAAAAATATAGTGAACAGGGTGAAGAGCCCGGATACCTATTCCATCTATTCAATGAACCCCTACCAGGGTTGTGAACACGGATGTATTTATTGTTATGCCAGAAATACGCATGAATACTGGGGTTATAGCGCAGGACTTGATTTTGAACGGAAGATAATTGCCAAGCCTGATGCTGCAAAGGTGTTGACCAAGCAGTTGATGAATAAGAACTGGGAGGTACAGCCTATAATGTTTTCGGGTAATACAGATTGTTATCAACCTCTGGAACGGAAACTGAAAATAACTCGCAGTATGCTGGAGGTATTGCTTGAGTTCAGGCATCCGGTTGGGATGATTACCAAAAACACTCTCATTTTACGTGATATTGACCTGCTGGGAGAACTGGCGAAGTTACGGTTGGTACATGTAATGGTTTCTATTACTTCTTTGAATGAAGAGCT
This sequence is a window from Bacteroidota bacterium. Protein-coding genes within it:
- a CDS encoding TIGR00266 family protein, yielding MRTNHEIDYAIHGEEMQCVEIELDPQETVVAESGSFMMMENDIQMQTIFGDGSVQNSGFMGKLMSAGKRLLTGESLFMTAFTHNGNAGKRKVTFAAPYPGKIIPMDLNLLNGRMICQKDAFLCAAKGVSVGIEFQKKLGTGLFGGEGFIMEKLEGDGMAFVHAGGHIVEKELQAGQTLRVDTGCIVAFTGAVNYDIQFIGGIKNTIFGGEGLFFATLTGPGKVWLQTLPISRLASRILSYGTGSRKEEGSILGGIGNLLDGDGI
- a CDS encoding PA0069 family radical SAM protein, giving the protein MEEKKDNYFKGRGAQFNTTNRFLKQEYAQEHIEAIDEPLLSNSKTQVFYEYPKNIVNRVKSPDTYSIYSMNPYQGCEHGCIYCYARNTHEYWGYSAGLDFERKIIAKPDAAKVLTKQLMNKNWEVQPIMFSGNTDCYQPLERKLKITRSMLEVLLEFRHPVGMITKNTLILRDIDLLGELAKLRLVHVMVSITSLNEELRLAMEPRTTTAKQRLKVIEELSKAGIPAGVMTAPIIPGLNSHEMPAIIEAAADHGAVNAGYTMVRLNGSIGTIFKDWIYKSFPDAAVGLPMNLTWGPLKDPWRRTGR